In Plodia interpunctella isolate USDA-ARS_2022_Savannah chromosome 30, ilPloInte3.2, whole genome shotgun sequence, the following proteins share a genomic window:
- the fbl gene encoding pantothenate kinase 3 isoform X15, which yields MQQEGVITIHQMRLHRCEGCLAACGRDGRAAPPILNRCLPSYISTKCLFKRRFALRRHKTLKRARRTPYSGVNRHKMAEPAAPAPPDNTPRMYDTMPWFGMDIGGTLTKLVYFEPRETNRREIEKETEVLKNIRRYLTRNSAYGKTGRRDVHLQMDNVTIRGRRGTLHFIRFPTSEVGAFLQLARSKGMADLVNTIYATGGGAYKFEEDFIKEVNMRLSKMDELDALIAGVLFIDQMYSQECYYWAPNDEPAPATDSPPYSEAALSLYVRKPFNFSNPYPFLLVNIGSGVSMLVVNGPDDYYRVSGTSLGGGTFLGLCCLLTGCSSFEEAISLAASGDNISVDKLVRDIYGGDYARFGLPGDLVASSFGHMCSVERRAKVSREDLARATLVTITNNIGSIARLCASNEGIERVVFCGNFLRVNPLSMKLLSYAMTYWSRGSLKALFLEHEGYFGAVGCLLHLEGKRSKTNHDSTNNTDR from the exons ATGCAGCAAGAAGGAGTAATTACCATCCATCag atgcGTTTACATCGCTGTGAGGGTTGTCTCGCGGCGTGCGGGCGAGACGGTCGCGCTGCGCCGCCCATCCTCAACAGGTGCTTACCATCATATATCTCCACCAAGTGTCTTTTTAAAAGACGTTTTGCCCTCCGAAG acaCAAGACATTGAAACGCGCTAGGCGGACGCCATATTCGGGTGTTAATCGACACAAGATGGCGGAACCCGCCGCCCCCGCGCCCCCTGACAATACGCCACGTATGTACGACA CGATGCCGTGGTTCGGCATGGACATAGGTGGTACTTTGACGAAGCTGGTGTACTTCGAGCCGCGGGAGACCAACAGAAGGGAGATAGAGAAAGAGACTGAAGTGCTGAAGAATATAAGGCGGTATCTCACGAGGAACTCCGCTTACGGCAAGACTGGGAGGCGAGACGTCCATTTGCAG ATGGACAACGTGACAATACGTGGAAGACGAGGTACCCTCCACTTTATAAGGTTTCCGACGTCAGAAGTGGGAGCGTTCCTGCAGCTGGCCAGGTCTAAGGGCATGGCTGATTTAGTGAATACTATATACGCGACCGGCGGCGGCGCGTATAAGTTTGAAGAGGACTTTATTAAG gaagTGAACATGCGTCTGTCGAAAATGGACGAATTGGACGCGCTCATAGCCGGGGTCCTGTTCATAGACCAGATGTACTCTCAGGAATGCTACTATTGGGCGCCGAACGACGAACCAGCGCCGGCCACTGACTCG CCGCCATATTCGGAAGCAGCGTTGTCTCTATACGTCCGGAAACCGTTCAATTTCTCCAATCCTTATCCGTTCCTGTTGGTGAACATCGGCAGTGGTGTTTCCATGTTGGTTGTTAATGGACCCGATGATTATTACCGAGTGAGCGGCACCAG cCTCGGCGGCGGCACTTTCCTTGGCCTGTGTTGCCTCCTCACCGGCTGCAGTAGTTTCGAGGAAGCGATCTCGCTCGCCGCCTCCGGGGACAATATATCGGTGGACAAATTAGTGCGCGACATCTACGGGGGTGATTATGCGAGGTTCGGGCTCCCGGGCGACCTGGTGGCTAGCAG CTTCGGCCACATGTGTTCTGTGGAGCGCCGCGCCAAAGTGTCCCGCGAGGACTTGGCGCGGGCGACGCTCGTCACCATCACCAACAACATCGGCTCCATAGCGCGGCTCTGCGCCAGCAATGAAGGCATCGAGCGG GTGGTGTTCTGTGGAAACTTCTTGCGCGTGAATCCACTGTCGATGAAACTACTCTCGTACGCCATGACCTACTGGTCTAGGGGTTCACTCAAAGCGCTATTTCTTGAACACGAAGG aTACTTCGGCGCCGTCGGCTGTCTGTTACACCTCGAAGGTAAAAGGAGCAAAACTAACCACGACTCCACCAACAACACTGACAGATAA
- the fbl gene encoding pantothenate kinase 3 isoform X5, with the protein MQQEGVITIHQMRLHRCEGCLAACGRDGRAAPPILNRCLPSYISTKCLFKRRFALRRHKTLKRARRTPYSGVNRHKMAEPAAPAPPDNTPRMYDTMPWFGMDIGGTLTKLVYFEPRETNRREIEKETEVLKNIRRYLTRNSAYGKTGRRDVHLQMDNVTIRGRRGTLHFIRFPTSEVGAFLQLARSKGMADLVNTIYATGGGAYKFEEDFIKEVNMRLSKMDELDALIAGVLFIDQMYSQECYYWAPNDEPAPATDSIRRSESDSPPYSEAALSLYVRKPFNFSNPYPFLLVNIGSGVSMLVVNGPDDYYRVSGTSLGGGTFLGLCCLLTGCSSFEEAISLAASGDNISVDKLVRDIYGGDYARFGLPGDLVASSFGHMCSVERRAKVSREDLARATLVTITNNIGSIARLCASNEGIERVVFCGNFLRVNPLSMKLLSYAMTYWSRGSLKALFLEHEGYFGAVGCLLHLEGKRSKTNHDSTNNTDR; encoded by the exons ATGCAGCAAGAAGGAGTAATTACCATCCATCag atgcGTTTACATCGCTGTGAGGGTTGTCTCGCGGCGTGCGGGCGAGACGGTCGCGCTGCGCCGCCCATCCTCAACAGGTGCTTACCATCATATATCTCCACCAAGTGTCTTTTTAAAAGACGTTTTGCCCTCCGAAG acaCAAGACATTGAAACGCGCTAGGCGGACGCCATATTCGGGTGTTAATCGACACAAGATGGCGGAACCCGCCGCCCCCGCGCCCCCTGACAATACGCCACGTATGTACGACA CGATGCCGTGGTTCGGCATGGACATAGGTGGTACTTTGACGAAGCTGGTGTACTTCGAGCCGCGGGAGACCAACAGAAGGGAGATAGAGAAAGAGACTGAAGTGCTGAAGAATATAAGGCGGTATCTCACGAGGAACTCCGCTTACGGCAAGACTGGGAGGCGAGACGTCCATTTGCAG ATGGACAACGTGACAATACGTGGAAGACGAGGTACCCTCCACTTTATAAGGTTTCCGACGTCAGAAGTGGGAGCGTTCCTGCAGCTGGCCAGGTCTAAGGGCATGGCTGATTTAGTGAATACTATATACGCGACCGGCGGCGGCGCGTATAAGTTTGAAGAGGACTTTATTAAG gaagTGAACATGCGTCTGTCGAAAATGGACGAATTGGACGCGCTCATAGCCGGGGTCCTGTTCATAGACCAGATGTACTCTCAGGAATGCTACTATTGGGCGCCGAACGACGAACCAGCGCCGGCCACTGACTCG ATTCGACGCTCCGAAAGTGATTCG CCGCCATATTCGGAAGCAGCGTTGTCTCTATACGTCCGGAAACCGTTCAATTTCTCCAATCCTTATCCGTTCCTGTTGGTGAACATCGGCAGTGGTGTTTCCATGTTGGTTGTTAATGGACCCGATGATTATTACCGAGTGAGCGGCACCAG cCTCGGCGGCGGCACTTTCCTTGGCCTGTGTTGCCTCCTCACCGGCTGCAGTAGTTTCGAGGAAGCGATCTCGCTCGCCGCCTCCGGGGACAATATATCGGTGGACAAATTAGTGCGCGACATCTACGGGGGTGATTATGCGAGGTTCGGGCTCCCGGGCGACCTGGTGGCTAGCAG CTTCGGCCACATGTGTTCTGTGGAGCGCCGCGCCAAAGTGTCCCGCGAGGACTTGGCGCGGGCGACGCTCGTCACCATCACCAACAACATCGGCTCCATAGCGCGGCTCTGCGCCAGCAATGAAGGCATCGAGCGG GTGGTGTTCTGTGGAAACTTCTTGCGCGTGAATCCACTGTCGATGAAACTACTCTCGTACGCCATGACCTACTGGTCTAGGGGTTCACTCAAAGCGCTATTTCTTGAACACGAAGG aTACTTCGGCGCCGTCGGCTGTCTGTTACACCTCGAAGGTAAAAGGAGCAAAACTAACCACGACTCCACCAACAACACTGACAGATAA
- the fbl gene encoding pantothenate kinase 3 isoform X6: MQQEGVITIHQMRLHRCEGCLAACGRDGRAAPPILNRCLPSYISTKCLFKRRFALRRHKTLKRARRTPYSGVNRHKMAEPAAPAPPDNTPPMPWFGMDIGGTLTKLVYFEPRETNRREIEKETEVLKNIRRYLTRNSAYGKTGRRDVHLQMDNVTIRGRRGTLHFIRFPTSEVGAFLQLARSKGMADLVNTIYATGGGAYKFEEDFIKEVNMRLSKMDELDALIAGVLFIDQMYSQECYYWAPNDEPAPATDSIRRSESDSPPYSEAALSLYVRKPFNFSNPYPFLLVNIGSGVSMLVVNGPDDYYRVSGTSLGGGTFLGLCCLLTGCSSFEEAISLAASGDNISVDKLVRDIYGGDYARFGLPGDLVASSFGHMCSVERRAKVSREDLARATLVTITNNIGSIARLCASNEGIERVVFCGNFLRVNPLSMKLLSYAMTYWSRGSLKALFLEHEGYFGAVGCLLHLEGKRSKTNHDSTNNTDR; this comes from the exons ATGCAGCAAGAAGGAGTAATTACCATCCATCag atgcGTTTACATCGCTGTGAGGGTTGTCTCGCGGCGTGCGGGCGAGACGGTCGCGCTGCGCCGCCCATCCTCAACAGGTGCTTACCATCATATATCTCCACCAAGTGTCTTTTTAAAAGACGTTTTGCCCTCCGAAG acaCAAGACATTGAAACGCGCTAGGCGGACGCCATATTCGGGTGTTAATCGACACAAGATGGCGGAACCCGCCGCCCCCGCGCCCCCTGACAATACGCCAC CGATGCCGTGGTTCGGCATGGACATAGGTGGTACTTTGACGAAGCTGGTGTACTTCGAGCCGCGGGAGACCAACAGAAGGGAGATAGAGAAAGAGACTGAAGTGCTGAAGAATATAAGGCGGTATCTCACGAGGAACTCCGCTTACGGCAAGACTGGGAGGCGAGACGTCCATTTGCAG ATGGACAACGTGACAATACGTGGAAGACGAGGTACCCTCCACTTTATAAGGTTTCCGACGTCAGAAGTGGGAGCGTTCCTGCAGCTGGCCAGGTCTAAGGGCATGGCTGATTTAGTGAATACTATATACGCGACCGGCGGCGGCGCGTATAAGTTTGAAGAGGACTTTATTAAG gaagTGAACATGCGTCTGTCGAAAATGGACGAATTGGACGCGCTCATAGCCGGGGTCCTGTTCATAGACCAGATGTACTCTCAGGAATGCTACTATTGGGCGCCGAACGACGAACCAGCGCCGGCCACTGACTCG ATTCGACGCTCCGAAAGTGATTCG CCGCCATATTCGGAAGCAGCGTTGTCTCTATACGTCCGGAAACCGTTCAATTTCTCCAATCCTTATCCGTTCCTGTTGGTGAACATCGGCAGTGGTGTTTCCATGTTGGTTGTTAATGGACCCGATGATTATTACCGAGTGAGCGGCACCAG cCTCGGCGGCGGCACTTTCCTTGGCCTGTGTTGCCTCCTCACCGGCTGCAGTAGTTTCGAGGAAGCGATCTCGCTCGCCGCCTCCGGGGACAATATATCGGTGGACAAATTAGTGCGCGACATCTACGGGGGTGATTATGCGAGGTTCGGGCTCCCGGGCGACCTGGTGGCTAGCAG CTTCGGCCACATGTGTTCTGTGGAGCGCCGCGCCAAAGTGTCCCGCGAGGACTTGGCGCGGGCGACGCTCGTCACCATCACCAACAACATCGGCTCCATAGCGCGGCTCTGCGCCAGCAATGAAGGCATCGAGCGG GTGGTGTTCTGTGGAAACTTCTTGCGCGTGAATCCACTGTCGATGAAACTACTCTCGTACGCCATGACCTACTGGTCTAGGGGTTCACTCAAAGCGCTATTTCTTGAACACGAAGG aTACTTCGGCGCCGTCGGCTGTCTGTTACACCTCGAAGGTAAAAGGAGCAAAACTAACCACGACTCCACCAACAACACTGACAGATAA
- the fbl gene encoding pantothenate kinase 3 isoform X9: protein MQQEGVITIHQMRLHRCEGCLAACGRDGRAAPPILNRHKTLKRARRTPYSGVNRHKMAEPAAPAPPDNTPRMYDTMPWFGMDIGGTLTKLVYFEPRETNRREIEKETEVLKNIRRYLTRNSAYGKTGRRDVHLQMDNVTIRGRRGTLHFIRFPTSEVGAFLQLARSKGMADLVNTIYATGGGAYKFEEDFIKEVNMRLSKMDELDALIAGVLFIDQMYSQECYYWAPNDEPAPATDSIRRSESDSPPYSEAALSLYVRKPFNFSNPYPFLLVNIGSGVSMLVVNGPDDYYRVSGTSLGGGTFLGLCCLLTGCSSFEEAISLAASGDNISVDKLVRDIYGGDYARFGLPGDLVASSFGHMCSVERRAKVSREDLARATLVTITNNIGSIARLCASNEGIERVVFCGNFLRVNPLSMKLLSYAMTYWSRGSLKALFLEHEGYFGAVGCLLHLEGKRSKTNHDSTNNTDR, encoded by the exons ATGCAGCAAGAAGGAGTAATTACCATCCATCag atgcGTTTACATCGCTGTGAGGGTTGTCTCGCGGCGTGCGGGCGAGACGGTCGCGCTGCGCCGCCCATCCTCAACAG acaCAAGACATTGAAACGCGCTAGGCGGACGCCATATTCGGGTGTTAATCGACACAAGATGGCGGAACCCGCCGCCCCCGCGCCCCCTGACAATACGCCACGTATGTACGACA CGATGCCGTGGTTCGGCATGGACATAGGTGGTACTTTGACGAAGCTGGTGTACTTCGAGCCGCGGGAGACCAACAGAAGGGAGATAGAGAAAGAGACTGAAGTGCTGAAGAATATAAGGCGGTATCTCACGAGGAACTCCGCTTACGGCAAGACTGGGAGGCGAGACGTCCATTTGCAG ATGGACAACGTGACAATACGTGGAAGACGAGGTACCCTCCACTTTATAAGGTTTCCGACGTCAGAAGTGGGAGCGTTCCTGCAGCTGGCCAGGTCTAAGGGCATGGCTGATTTAGTGAATACTATATACGCGACCGGCGGCGGCGCGTATAAGTTTGAAGAGGACTTTATTAAG gaagTGAACATGCGTCTGTCGAAAATGGACGAATTGGACGCGCTCATAGCCGGGGTCCTGTTCATAGACCAGATGTACTCTCAGGAATGCTACTATTGGGCGCCGAACGACGAACCAGCGCCGGCCACTGACTCG ATTCGACGCTCCGAAAGTGATTCG CCGCCATATTCGGAAGCAGCGTTGTCTCTATACGTCCGGAAACCGTTCAATTTCTCCAATCCTTATCCGTTCCTGTTGGTGAACATCGGCAGTGGTGTTTCCATGTTGGTTGTTAATGGACCCGATGATTATTACCGAGTGAGCGGCACCAG cCTCGGCGGCGGCACTTTCCTTGGCCTGTGTTGCCTCCTCACCGGCTGCAGTAGTTTCGAGGAAGCGATCTCGCTCGCCGCCTCCGGGGACAATATATCGGTGGACAAATTAGTGCGCGACATCTACGGGGGTGATTATGCGAGGTTCGGGCTCCCGGGCGACCTGGTGGCTAGCAG CTTCGGCCACATGTGTTCTGTGGAGCGCCGCGCCAAAGTGTCCCGCGAGGACTTGGCGCGGGCGACGCTCGTCACCATCACCAACAACATCGGCTCCATAGCGCGGCTCTGCGCCAGCAATGAAGGCATCGAGCGG GTGGTGTTCTGTGGAAACTTCTTGCGCGTGAATCCACTGTCGATGAAACTACTCTCGTACGCCATGACCTACTGGTCTAGGGGTTCACTCAAAGCGCTATTTCTTGAACACGAAGG aTACTTCGGCGCCGTCGGCTGTCTGTTACACCTCGAAGGTAAAAGGAGCAAAACTAACCACGACTCCACCAACAACACTGACAGATAA
- the fbl gene encoding pantothenate kinase 3 isoform X11, producing MQQEGVITIHQMRLHRCEGCLAACGRDGRAAPPILNRHKTLKRARRTPYSGVNRHKMAEPAAPAPPDNTPPMPWFGMDIGGTLTKLVYFEPRETNRREIEKETEVLKNIRRYLTRNSAYGKTGRRDVHLQMDNVTIRGRRGTLHFIRFPTSEVGAFLQLARSKGMADLVNTIYATGGGAYKFEEDFIKEVNMRLSKMDELDALIAGVLFIDQMYSQECYYWAPNDEPAPATDSIRRSESDSPPYSEAALSLYVRKPFNFSNPYPFLLVNIGSGVSMLVVNGPDDYYRVSGTSLGGGTFLGLCCLLTGCSSFEEAISLAASGDNISVDKLVRDIYGGDYARFGLPGDLVASSFGHMCSVERRAKVSREDLARATLVTITNNIGSIARLCASNEGIERVVFCGNFLRVNPLSMKLLSYAMTYWSRGSLKALFLEHEGYFGAVGCLLHLEGKRSKTNHDSTNNTDR from the exons ATGCAGCAAGAAGGAGTAATTACCATCCATCag atgcGTTTACATCGCTGTGAGGGTTGTCTCGCGGCGTGCGGGCGAGACGGTCGCGCTGCGCCGCCCATCCTCAACAG acaCAAGACATTGAAACGCGCTAGGCGGACGCCATATTCGGGTGTTAATCGACACAAGATGGCGGAACCCGCCGCCCCCGCGCCCCCTGACAATACGCCAC CGATGCCGTGGTTCGGCATGGACATAGGTGGTACTTTGACGAAGCTGGTGTACTTCGAGCCGCGGGAGACCAACAGAAGGGAGATAGAGAAAGAGACTGAAGTGCTGAAGAATATAAGGCGGTATCTCACGAGGAACTCCGCTTACGGCAAGACTGGGAGGCGAGACGTCCATTTGCAG ATGGACAACGTGACAATACGTGGAAGACGAGGTACCCTCCACTTTATAAGGTTTCCGACGTCAGAAGTGGGAGCGTTCCTGCAGCTGGCCAGGTCTAAGGGCATGGCTGATTTAGTGAATACTATATACGCGACCGGCGGCGGCGCGTATAAGTTTGAAGAGGACTTTATTAAG gaagTGAACATGCGTCTGTCGAAAATGGACGAATTGGACGCGCTCATAGCCGGGGTCCTGTTCATAGACCAGATGTACTCTCAGGAATGCTACTATTGGGCGCCGAACGACGAACCAGCGCCGGCCACTGACTCG ATTCGACGCTCCGAAAGTGATTCG CCGCCATATTCGGAAGCAGCGTTGTCTCTATACGTCCGGAAACCGTTCAATTTCTCCAATCCTTATCCGTTCCTGTTGGTGAACATCGGCAGTGGTGTTTCCATGTTGGTTGTTAATGGACCCGATGATTATTACCGAGTGAGCGGCACCAG cCTCGGCGGCGGCACTTTCCTTGGCCTGTGTTGCCTCCTCACCGGCTGCAGTAGTTTCGAGGAAGCGATCTCGCTCGCCGCCTCCGGGGACAATATATCGGTGGACAAATTAGTGCGCGACATCTACGGGGGTGATTATGCGAGGTTCGGGCTCCCGGGCGACCTGGTGGCTAGCAG CTTCGGCCACATGTGTTCTGTGGAGCGCCGCGCCAAAGTGTCCCGCGAGGACTTGGCGCGGGCGACGCTCGTCACCATCACCAACAACATCGGCTCCATAGCGCGGCTCTGCGCCAGCAATGAAGGCATCGAGCGG GTGGTGTTCTGTGGAAACTTCTTGCGCGTGAATCCACTGTCGATGAAACTACTCTCGTACGCCATGACCTACTGGTCTAGGGGTTCACTCAAAGCGCTATTTCTTGAACACGAAGG aTACTTCGGCGCCGTCGGCTGTCTGTTACACCTCGAAGGTAAAAGGAGCAAAACTAACCACGACTCCACCAACAACACTGACAGATAA
- the fbl gene encoding pantothenate kinase 3 isoform X7: MRLHRCEGCLAACGRDGRAAPPILNRCLPSYISTKCLFKRRFALRRHKTLKRARRTPYSGVNRHKMAEPAAPAPPDNTPRMYDTMPWFGMDIGGTLTKLVYFEPRETNRREIEKETEVLKNIRRYLTRNSAYGKTGRRDVHLQMDNVTIRGRRGTLHFIRFPTSEVGAFLQLARSKGMADLVNTIYATGGGAYKFEEDFIKEVNMRLSKMDELDALIAGVLFIDQMYSQECYYWAPNDEPAPATDSIRRSESDSPPYSEAALSLYVRKPFNFSNPYPFLLVNIGSGVSMLVVNGPDDYYRVSGTSLGGGTFLGLCCLLTGCSSFEEAISLAASGDNISVDKLVRDIYGGDYARFGLPGDLVASSFGHMCSVERRAKVSREDLARATLVTITNNIGSIARLCASNEGIERVVFCGNFLRVNPLSMKLLSYAMTYWSRGSLKALFLEHEGYFGAVGCLLHLEGKRSKTNHDSTNNTDR; the protein is encoded by the exons atgcGTTTACATCGCTGTGAGGGTTGTCTCGCGGCGTGCGGGCGAGACGGTCGCGCTGCGCCGCCCATCCTCAACAGGTGCTTACCATCATATATCTCCACCAAGTGTCTTTTTAAAAGACGTTTTGCCCTCCGAAG acaCAAGACATTGAAACGCGCTAGGCGGACGCCATATTCGGGTGTTAATCGACACAAGATGGCGGAACCCGCCGCCCCCGCGCCCCCTGACAATACGCCACGTATGTACGACA CGATGCCGTGGTTCGGCATGGACATAGGTGGTACTTTGACGAAGCTGGTGTACTTCGAGCCGCGGGAGACCAACAGAAGGGAGATAGAGAAAGAGACTGAAGTGCTGAAGAATATAAGGCGGTATCTCACGAGGAACTCCGCTTACGGCAAGACTGGGAGGCGAGACGTCCATTTGCAG ATGGACAACGTGACAATACGTGGAAGACGAGGTACCCTCCACTTTATAAGGTTTCCGACGTCAGAAGTGGGAGCGTTCCTGCAGCTGGCCAGGTCTAAGGGCATGGCTGATTTAGTGAATACTATATACGCGACCGGCGGCGGCGCGTATAAGTTTGAAGAGGACTTTATTAAG gaagTGAACATGCGTCTGTCGAAAATGGACGAATTGGACGCGCTCATAGCCGGGGTCCTGTTCATAGACCAGATGTACTCTCAGGAATGCTACTATTGGGCGCCGAACGACGAACCAGCGCCGGCCACTGACTCG ATTCGACGCTCCGAAAGTGATTCG CCGCCATATTCGGAAGCAGCGTTGTCTCTATACGTCCGGAAACCGTTCAATTTCTCCAATCCTTATCCGTTCCTGTTGGTGAACATCGGCAGTGGTGTTTCCATGTTGGTTGTTAATGGACCCGATGATTATTACCGAGTGAGCGGCACCAG cCTCGGCGGCGGCACTTTCCTTGGCCTGTGTTGCCTCCTCACCGGCTGCAGTAGTTTCGAGGAAGCGATCTCGCTCGCCGCCTCCGGGGACAATATATCGGTGGACAAATTAGTGCGCGACATCTACGGGGGTGATTATGCGAGGTTCGGGCTCCCGGGCGACCTGGTGGCTAGCAG CTTCGGCCACATGTGTTCTGTGGAGCGCCGCGCCAAAGTGTCCCGCGAGGACTTGGCGCGGGCGACGCTCGTCACCATCACCAACAACATCGGCTCCATAGCGCGGCTCTGCGCCAGCAATGAAGGCATCGAGCGG GTGGTGTTCTGTGGAAACTTCTTGCGCGTGAATCCACTGTCGATGAAACTACTCTCGTACGCCATGACCTACTGGTCTAGGGGTTCACTCAAAGCGCTATTTCTTGAACACGAAGG aTACTTCGGCGCCGTCGGCTGTCTGTTACACCTCGAAGGTAAAAGGAGCAAAACTAACCACGACTCCACCAACAACACTGACAGATAA
- the fbl gene encoding pantothenate kinase 3 isoform X12, with the protein MRLHRCEGCLAACGRDGRAAPPILNRHKTLKRARRTPYSGVNRHKMAEPAAPAPPDNTPRMYDTMPWFGMDIGGTLTKLVYFEPRETNRREIEKETEVLKNIRRYLTRNSAYGKTGRRDVHLQMDNVTIRGRRGTLHFIRFPTSEVGAFLQLARSKGMADLVNTIYATGGGAYKFEEDFIKEVNMRLSKMDELDALIAGVLFIDQMYSQECYYWAPNDEPAPATDSIRRSESDSPPYSEAALSLYVRKPFNFSNPYPFLLVNIGSGVSMLVVNGPDDYYRVSGTSLGGGTFLGLCCLLTGCSSFEEAISLAASGDNISVDKLVRDIYGGDYARFGLPGDLVASSFGHMCSVERRAKVSREDLARATLVTITNNIGSIARLCASNEGIERVVFCGNFLRVNPLSMKLLSYAMTYWSRGSLKALFLEHEGYFGAVGCLLHLEGKRSKTNHDSTNNTDR; encoded by the exons atgcGTTTACATCGCTGTGAGGGTTGTCTCGCGGCGTGCGGGCGAGACGGTCGCGCTGCGCCGCCCATCCTCAACAG acaCAAGACATTGAAACGCGCTAGGCGGACGCCATATTCGGGTGTTAATCGACACAAGATGGCGGAACCCGCCGCCCCCGCGCCCCCTGACAATACGCCACGTATGTACGACA CGATGCCGTGGTTCGGCATGGACATAGGTGGTACTTTGACGAAGCTGGTGTACTTCGAGCCGCGGGAGACCAACAGAAGGGAGATAGAGAAAGAGACTGAAGTGCTGAAGAATATAAGGCGGTATCTCACGAGGAACTCCGCTTACGGCAAGACTGGGAGGCGAGACGTCCATTTGCAG ATGGACAACGTGACAATACGTGGAAGACGAGGTACCCTCCACTTTATAAGGTTTCCGACGTCAGAAGTGGGAGCGTTCCTGCAGCTGGCCAGGTCTAAGGGCATGGCTGATTTAGTGAATACTATATACGCGACCGGCGGCGGCGCGTATAAGTTTGAAGAGGACTTTATTAAG gaagTGAACATGCGTCTGTCGAAAATGGACGAATTGGACGCGCTCATAGCCGGGGTCCTGTTCATAGACCAGATGTACTCTCAGGAATGCTACTATTGGGCGCCGAACGACGAACCAGCGCCGGCCACTGACTCG ATTCGACGCTCCGAAAGTGATTCG CCGCCATATTCGGAAGCAGCGTTGTCTCTATACGTCCGGAAACCGTTCAATTTCTCCAATCCTTATCCGTTCCTGTTGGTGAACATCGGCAGTGGTGTTTCCATGTTGGTTGTTAATGGACCCGATGATTATTACCGAGTGAGCGGCACCAG cCTCGGCGGCGGCACTTTCCTTGGCCTGTGTTGCCTCCTCACCGGCTGCAGTAGTTTCGAGGAAGCGATCTCGCTCGCCGCCTCCGGGGACAATATATCGGTGGACAAATTAGTGCGCGACATCTACGGGGGTGATTATGCGAGGTTCGGGCTCCCGGGCGACCTGGTGGCTAGCAG CTTCGGCCACATGTGTTCTGTGGAGCGCCGCGCCAAAGTGTCCCGCGAGGACTTGGCGCGGGCGACGCTCGTCACCATCACCAACAACATCGGCTCCATAGCGCGGCTCTGCGCCAGCAATGAAGGCATCGAGCGG GTGGTGTTCTGTGGAAACTTCTTGCGCGTGAATCCACTGTCGATGAAACTACTCTCGTACGCCATGACCTACTGGTCTAGGGGTTCACTCAAAGCGCTATTTCTTGAACACGAAGG aTACTTCGGCGCCGTCGGCTGTCTGTTACACCTCGAAGGTAAAAGGAGCAAAACTAACCACGACTCCACCAACAACACTGACAGATAA